A DNA window from Theobroma cacao cultivar B97-61/B2 chromosome 5, Criollo_cocoa_genome_V2, whole genome shotgun sequence contains the following coding sequences:
- the LOC18598401 gene encoding ribosome biogenesis protein NSA2 homolog codes for MPQGDYIELHRKRHGYRLDFFERKRKKEARQVHERSAKAQKALGIKGKMIAKKNYAEKALMKKTLAMHEESSNRRKVDDQVQDGAIPAYLMDRENTTRAKVLSNTIKQKRKEKAGKWEVPIPKVRPVAEDEMFKVLRSGKRKTKQWKRMVTKCTFVGPGFTRKPPKYERFIRPSGLRFTKAHVTHPELKCTFNLDIIGVKKNPNGPMYTSLGVMTKGTIIEVNVSELGLVTPAGKVVWGKYAQVTNNPENDGCINAVLLV; via the exons ATG CCGCAAGGAGATTACATAGAGCTACACAGGAAGAGGCATGGCTATCGCCTTGACTTCTTCGAGAGGAAGCGCAAGAAGGAAGCTCGTCAAGTTCACGAGCGTTCCGCTAAGGCTCAAAAg GCTCTTGGTATCAAGGGTAAGATGATTGCCAAGAAAAATTATGCTGAGAAGGCCCTCATGAAAAAAAC ATTGGCTATGCATGAGGAATCATCAAATAGGCGCAAGGTTGATGACCAAGTGCAAGATGGAGCTATTCCTGCCTATCTTATGGATCGTGAAAACACAACACGTGCAAAG GTTCTAAGCAACACCATAAAGCaaaagaggaaagagaaaGCTGGAAAATGGGAGGTCCCTATTCCGAAG GTCAGGCCTGTCGCAGAAGATGAGATGTTTAAGGTGCTCAGATctggtaaaagaaaaa CGAAGCAATGGAAGAGGATGGTTACAAAGTGCACTTTTGTAGGACCTGGTTTTACAAGGAAACCTCCCAAGTATGAGCGTTTCATCCGTCCTTCAGGATTGCGATTTACTAAAGCTCATGTTACACACCCTGAACTAAAGTGCACCTTCAATCTTGACATCATTGGGGTGAAGAAAAATCCCAATGGTCCAATGTATACCTCTCTTGGTGTTATGACCAAAGGAACTATTATTGAG GTGAATGTCAGTGAATTGGGTCTGGTCACACCAGCTGGGAAAGTTGTTTGGG GAAAATATGCTCAAGTGACAAATAACCCAGAAAATGATGGTTGTATAAATGCGGTTTTGCTTGTGTAA
- the LOC18598402 gene encoding uncharacterized protein LOC18598402, with protein MGLLSNRVAKESLKPGDHIYSWRTAYIYAHHGIYVGNDRVIHFTRHGQEVGTGTVLDLLLLSSGPARTQVHCPTCTPPDEGHGVVSSCLNCFLAGGILYRFEYAVSPALFIAKARGGTCTLAVSDPNDLVVHRAKYLLENGFGCYNVFKNNCEDFAIYCKTGLLVLDQATIGQSGQAISIIGGPLAAVLSTPLRLVTTNIYGMAATAVGVYCASRYAADIGMRRDAVKVSVEDLTRRLATGLLQVIEPQVSAAPAH; from the exons ATGGGGCTGCTATCCAacag AGTCGCTAAGGAGAGCCTGAAACCAGGGGATCATATCTATTCATGGAGGACTGCTTATATTTATGCCCATCACG GCATCTACGTTGGAAATGATAGAGTCATTCATTTTACAAGACACGGCCAAGAAGTTGGTACAGGAACTGTTCTGGATCTCCTGTTGCTGAGCTCGGGGCCAGCTCGAACTCAAGTGCATTGCCCTACCTGTACCCCACCAGATGAAGGTCATGGTGTCGTTTCCTCATGCTTGAACTGCTTCCTTGCTGGTGGCATTTTGTACCGTTTTGAGTATGCAGTCAGCCCTGCTCTCTTTATTGCAAAAGCACGAGGTGGAACTTGCACTCTTGCAGTGTCAGATCCAAATGATTTAGTGGTCCATCGGGCAAAATATTTGCTTGAAAATGGATTTGGTTGCTATAATGTTTTCAAGAACAACTGTGAGGACTTTGCGATCTACTGCAAAACTGGGCTGCTTGTTCTAGATCAAGCAACCATTGGGCAAAGTGGTCAAGCAATATCGATTATAGGTGGGCCTCTTGCAGCTGTGTTGTCAACTCCACTGCGTCTTGTTACTACAAACATTTATGGGATGGCAGCTACAGCAGTTGGGGTTTATTGTGCAAGTCGATATGCTGCTGATATTGGGATGAGAAGGGATGCAGTGAAGGTTTCAGTTGAGGATCTGACGAGAAGACTGGCAACAGGCTTGCTTCAGGTGATTGAACCCCAAGTTTCGGCAGCCCCTGCCCATTAG
- the LOC18598403 gene encoding digalactosyldiacylglycerol synthase 1, chloroplastic, producing MDNATQTTAANSSAFSFISKGWREVRDSADADLQLMKDRANSFKNLAASFDREIENLIHSAAPSFSVPAIRQSSEIDFMKKLQPKISEFRRVYSAPEISRKVMEKWGPRAKIGIDLSRIRSAIVAEVQETEEEDMDGIVEYNKVRKGRRAMFREEGQFGDWEPIRALKTRLREFEKKNSSVEIFGGFKNSEFVEKVKSSLKAICKEPHESKEVPPLDVPELLAYLVRQSGPLLDQLGVRKDLCDKIVEGLCSKRKNQLVLRSLAGGEPPTVDNDKTNDELDLRIASVLQSTGHCYEGGFWTDFMKHDDSDGKRNVAIVTTASLPWMTGTAVNPLFRAAYLAKSAKQNVTLLVPWLCRSDQELVYPSNLTFSSPEEQENYIRNWLEERIGFKADFKISFYPGKFSKERRSIIPAGDTSQFISSKEADIAILEEPEHLNWYHHGKRWTDKFNHVVGIVHTNYLEYIKREKNGALQAFFVKHINNWVTRAYCHKVLRLSAATQDLPKSVICNVHGVNPKFLKIGEKVAEERELGQQAFSKGAYFLGKMVWAKGYKELIDLLAKHKDDLDGFKLDVYGNGEDAHEVQSTAKRLDLNLNFLKGRDHADDSLHGYKVFINPSVSDVLCTATAEALAMGKFVVCADHPSNEFFRSFPNCLTYKTSEDFVAKVKEALANEPQPLSPEQRYNLSWEAATQRFVEYSELDRVLNNEHNSAKLRRSNGKLIAKSVSMPSLSEMVDGGLAFTHYCLTGNEFLRLCTGAIPGTRDYDKQHCKDLHLLPPQVENPIYGW from the exons ATGGACAACGCTACTCAAACTACGGCGGCTAATTCGAGTGCTTTCTCGTTCATTTCGAAAGGGTGGCGAGAGGTCCGTGACTCGGCCGACGCGGATTTGCAACTCATGAAAGATCGAGCCAACTCGTTCAAGAATCTCGCGGCGAGTTTTGACAGAGAAATTGAGAACTTAATACACTCGGCGGCTCCAAGTTTTTCGGTTCCGGCCATCCGTCAATCCTCGGAAATCGACTTCATGAAGAAGCTGCAGCCTAAGATATCTGAGTTTCGGAGGGTTTATTCTGCTCCGGAGATTAGCCGGAAAGTGATGGAGAAATGGGGGCCGAGGGCGAAGATAGGGATAGATTTGTCAAGGATAAGGAGCGCGATAGTGGCGGAGGTGCAGGAGACGGAGGAGGAGGATATGGATGGAATTGTTGAATATAACAAGGTTAGGAAAGGGAGGAGGGCGATGTTTAGAGAGGAAGGGCAATTTGGTGATTGGGAACCAATTCGGGCGTTGAAGACAAGGTTAAGGGAGTTTGAGAAGAAAAATTCTTCGGTGGAAATTTTTGGTGGGTTCAAGAATAGTGAGTTTGTGGAGAAAGTTAAGTCCAGTTTG AAAGCAATTTGCAAGGAGCCTCACGAGTCGAAG GAAGTACCCCCGCTTGATGTACCGGAACTGTTAGCATATTTGGTCAGGCAATCTGGGCCTCTTTTGGATCAACTTGGTGTCAGAAAAG ATCTTTGTGACAAGATAGTTGAAGGCTTGTGTAGCAAACGGAAGAATCAACTTGTTTTGCGCTCCCTTGCCGGGGGAGAACCACCTACTGTTGACAATGATAAGACAAATGATGAACTGGATCTAAGGATAGCCAGTGTCCTTCAAAGTACAGGGCACTGTTATGAGGGTGGCTTTTGGACAGACTTCATGAAGCATGATGACTCCGATGGGAAAAGGAATGTTGCCATTGTTACAACTGCCAGCCTTCCATGGATGACAGGAACTGCAGTAAATCCACTTTTTCGGGCAGCATACTTAGCAAAGTCagcaaaacaaaatgttaCACTCTTGGTTCCATGGCTTTGCAGATCTGATCAAGAACTAGTTTATCCCAGCAATCTCACTTTCAGTTCACCAGAAGAGCAGGAGAATTATATACGTAACTGGCTTGAAGAAAGGATTGGCTTTAAGGCTGATTTCAAAATCTCCTTTTATCCAGGAAAG ttttcaaaagaaaggAGAAGTATAATACCTGCCGGAGATACCTCTCAATTTATCTCATCAAAAGAGGCTGACATTGCTATCTTGGAAGAACCAGAACACCTGAATTGGTACCATCATGGTAAACGGTGGACTGACAAATTCAACCATGTTGTTGGTATTGTTCACACAAATTACTTGGAATATATTAAGAGGGAGAAGAATGGTGCTTTACAAGCATTTTTTGTGAAACACATCAACAATTGGGTCACCAGAGCATATTGCCACAAG GTTCTTCGCCTTTCTGCTGCAACTCAGGATCTACCGAAGTCTGTGATTTGCAATGTTCATGGTGTAAATCcaaagtttttgaaaattggGGAGAAAGTTGCTGAAGAAAGGGAACTTGGGCAGCAAGCCTTCTCTAAAGGAGCATACTTCTTAGGCAAGATGGTCTGGGCAAAGGGATACAAAGAGTTGATAGATTTGCTGGCAAAGCACAAGGATGATCTTGATGGTTTCAAGTTGGATGTGTAtggaaatggtgaggatgcaCATGAAGTTCAGAGTACTGCTAAAAGGTTGGATCTGAATCTTAATTTTCTGAAAGGAAGGGACCATGCAGATGATTCTCTTCATGG GTACAAAGTCTTCATAAACCCCAGTGTCAGTGATGTGCTCTGCACGGCTACCGCAGAGGCACTTGCAATGGGAAAATTTGTAGTATGTGCAGACCATCCATCAAATGAGTTCTTTAGGTCATTTCCAAACTGTCTGACTTACAAGACATCTGAAGACTTTGTTGCTAAAGTGAAGGAAGCATTGGCAAATGAGCCTCAACCCCTTTCACCTGAGCAAAGATACAACCTGTCATGGGAAGCTGCCACCCAAAGATTTGTAGAATATTCAGAGCTTGATAGAGTTTTGAATAATGAACATAATAGTGCAAAATTGAGAAGATCAAATGGAAAATTAATTGCAAAATCGGTTTCAATGCCAAGTCTCTCAGAGATGGTTGATGGGGGGTTGGCATTTACCCACTACTGTCTCACAGGGAATGAGTTCCTTAGACTTTGCACTGGAGCAATACCTGGTACACGGGATTATGACAAGCAACATTGTAAAGACCTTCATCTCTTACCTCCACAGGTGGAAAATCCTATCTATGGCTGGTAA